One window of Planctomycetota bacterium genomic DNA carries:
- a CDS encoding peptidase, whose amino-acid sequence MERRNRHRQLSLGAIVVALVVAAAPPAYATKFTLKDGRTVEGRAAKVGSMVENPAAPKAAEGVAIQQIVLVDDDLRRVFFPTKQVAAVDEKASPEVEEKITLRQPVSHNGMLVGSVGTILGTSPFDEYGRRMIKMSTQQGPLVIIQGISELTPRYAKVEALAQEGKPMQWDQRIATNSIAPPLLDKILMHSIDAKKIEQRLAIVQFYLQLGRYNDAEKKLKEIIDDFPEQKAQFQPTTVRIHQTLARNALREVQIRLNAGQYQLAFHVLKSFPAENVAGETLVAVQQMLDKFKQQGDSIKEIHDHLDADIAKIQESAYKLQLSLFRDELRAELNPNTLARMAAYRQSWADAQATPEQRVATCVSGWLVGAGDAQQKLPVAMSLLTTRDLLRKYLVERVQTTRLLLIDEFRKQEAATSELVAKVLFHMRPPQPMGQLDPNVPGQFKHDVPTVEGEPGIPYTVQLPPEYDSHRLYPTIITLHSAGSTPEMQIDWWAGGRDSEGRRQGPASRNGYIVIAPHWGNVEQREYKFSAREHGAVLNALRDAQRRYSIDTDRVFLSGHSMGGDAAWDIGIAHPDLWAGVIPISAVTDKYVGYYWENAGLVPLYFVAGERDGDHHARNSRDFDRYMTRGYNLTVVEFLGRGHEHFSDEVLNLFDWMGRHQRNFFPREIHARTLRSWDNYFYWLEMSNFPDKVIVEPEQWPPARNGVAATTEGSLTATNGMIVKTSAASVTVWLAPELVNFNQRIKITVNGAQVKAPDGIEPSLPVMLEDARTRGDRQHPFWARVDMPGHKINVAN is encoded by the coding sequence ATGGAGCGACGCAATCGACATCGGCAACTGAGCTTGGGGGCGATCGTTGTCGCCTTGGTGGTCGCCGCCGCGCCGCCGGCCTATGCCACCAAGTTTACGTTGAAGGACGGCCGCACCGTCGAAGGGCGCGCCGCCAAGGTGGGCTCGATGGTCGAAAACCCGGCCGCGCCGAAAGCCGCCGAAGGGGTCGCCATCCAACAGATCGTCCTGGTCGACGACGACCTGCGCCGCGTCTTCTTTCCCACCAAGCAGGTCGCGGCCGTTGACGAGAAGGCCAGCCCTGAAGTCGAAGAAAAGATCACGCTTCGTCAGCCGGTCTCGCACAACGGCATGCTGGTCGGCAGCGTCGGCACTATCCTGGGTACCAGCCCGTTCGATGAATACGGGCGGCGGATGATCAAGATGTCGACCCAACAAGGGCCGCTGGTGATCATCCAAGGAATCAGCGAACTGACGCCGCGCTATGCCAAGGTCGAAGCCTTGGCGCAGGAAGGGAAGCCCATGCAGTGGGATCAGCGGATCGCGACCAACTCGATCGCGCCACCGTTGTTGGACAAGATTCTGATGCACTCGATCGACGCCAAGAAAATCGAGCAGCGATTGGCGATCGTGCAGTTCTATCTGCAACTCGGGCGCTACAACGATGCCGAGAAGAAGCTCAAGGAAATCATCGACGACTTTCCCGAGCAGAAAGCCCAGTTTCAGCCCACCACCGTGCGCATTCACCAAACCCTGGCGCGGAACGCGCTGCGCGAGGTGCAGATCCGTTTGAACGCCGGGCAGTACCAGTTGGCGTTCCACGTGCTCAAAAGCTTCCCGGCCGAGAATGTGGCTGGCGAAACCTTGGTGGCCGTGCAACAGATGCTGGACAAATTCAAACAGCAGGGCGATTCGATCAAGGAGATTCATGATCACCTCGACGCCGACATCGCCAAGATTCAAGAGTCGGCTTACAAGCTGCAGTTGAGCCTGTTTCGCGACGAACTGCGGGCAGAGTTGAACCCCAACACGCTGGCCCGCATGGCCGCCTATCGTCAATCGTGGGCCGACGCCCAAGCCACGCCTGAGCAACGCGTGGCCACGTGTGTCAGCGGCTGGCTGGTCGGCGCCGGCGACGCCCAGCAGAAGCTCCCCGTGGCGATGTCGCTGTTGACCACGCGCGACCTGTTGCGCAAGTATCTGGTCGAGCGGGTTCAAACCACCCGCTTGCTCTTGATCGACGAATTCCGCAAGCAAGAAGCCGCCACGTCCGAACTGGTGGCCAAGGTTCTGTTCCATATGCGGCCGCCCCAGCCCATGGGGCAACTCGATCCCAACGTGCCTGGCCAGTTCAAGCACGACGTCCCGACGGTCGAAGGAGAGCCCGGCATTCCTTACACGGTGCAACTGCCCCCCGAGTATGACTCGCATCGCCTCTACCCAACGATCATTACTTTGCACAGCGCTGGCAGCACGCCCGAGATGCAAATCGATTGGTGGGCCGGCGGCCGCGACAGCGAAGGTCGCCGCCAAGGGCCCGCTTCGCGGAACGGCTACATTGTTATCGCGCCGCATTGGGGCAACGTCGAGCAGCGCGAGTACAAGTTCTCGGCCCGCGAACACGGCGCCGTGCTGAACGCCTTGCGCGACGCGCAGCGGCGCTACTCGATCGACACCGACCGCGTGTTTCTCAGCGGACACTCGATGGGGGGCGACGCGGCTTGGGACATCGGCATTGCGCACCCTGACCTGTGGGCCGGCGTGATTCCGATCTCGGCGGTCACCGACAAGTACGTGGGCTACTACTGGGAGAACGCCGGCCTGGTGCCGCTGTATTTCGTGGCCGGCGAGCGCGACGGCGATCACCACGCCCGCAATTCCCGCGACTTCGATCGGTACATGACCCGCGGCTATAACCTGACCGTGGTCGAGTTCCTGGGGCGCGGCCACGAGCACTTCTCGGACGAGGTATTGAACCTGTTCGATTGGATGGGCCGCCATCAGCGCAACTTCTTCCCGCGTGAAATCCACGCCCGCACGCTGCGCAGTTGGGACAATTACTTCTACTGGCTCGAGATGAGCAACTTTCCCGACAAGGTGATCGTCGAGCCCGAGCAGTGGCCGCCGGCGCGCAACGGCGTGGCCGCCACCACCGAAGGTTCGCTGACCGCGACCAATGGTATGATCGTCAAGACGTCGGCCGCCAGTGTGACCGTCTGGCTGGCGCCGGAGTTGGTGAATTTCAATCAGCGCATCAAGATCACGGTGAACGGTGCCCAGGTCAAAGCGCCGGACGGCATCGAACCGAGCTTGCCGGTGATGCTCGAAGACGCCCGCACCCGCGGCGACCGGCAACACCCGTTCTGGGCCCGCGTCGACATGCCCGGCCACAAGATCAACGTGGCGAATTGA